The Chitinophagales bacterium genomic interval CGGATTTTCAGGATCCACTTTCAAGACGCTGAAATAAAAAGGGCGCGCTGTTACATTGGCGGTAGTGCTTTGCTCTTTCCAGGTTTCGCCACCATCATTGGATAAATACAATCCTGATTTTTTCGATTCAACAATAGCGTATACATTCTGCGGCGAGCTGGGCGAAACAGCAATGACCACGCGACCGAGATCGCCGGCCGTGAATCCATTCTGAATTTTCTTCCATGTTTTACCTGCGTCTGAAGATTTATACAATGCACTTCCCGGACCACCCGAAGCGAATGACCAGGGCGTTCTTCTGAACTGCCACATGGAAGCATAAATTACATTGGGATTGGAAGGATCAATGGCAACATCCGCACAACCGGTTTTTTCATTGGTGTATAAAATCTTCTGCCATGTTTTTCCGCAATCGGTTGACTTGTATAAGCCGCGGCTCTTGCTGTCGCTCCACAACGGGCCCGGAGCTGCAACATAAATTACACTGGAGTTGGAGGGATCAATCGCAATTTTGCTGATATGTTCTGTACTGTCCAATCCCATTTTACGCCAGTTGGCACCGCCATCAAATGTCACATACAATCCATCACCGTAAGAGACACTGTTGCGCATATTTGATTCACCGGTACCCACCCAAACAGTGTCGGGATGGCGCTGATCAATCCTGATATCACCGATACTCTGTGTGTATTTATCGAACACAGGTTTAAAGAAAGTGCCGCCTGTGGTTGTCTTCCAGACACCACCTGCAGCACTGCCAACATAAATAGTTTTGGGATCGCTGTCTAATGCATCAATTGCTGCAACTCTTCCGCCCATAACAGCAGGTCCAATCTGCCGCGCTTCAATTGCGCCAAAAGTAGCTGAGGAGATGGAGTTTGTTTGTGCGCGCACAGTTCCGGCAGCAAAGAGTAAAAGGTAAAATGCCGTTGACAGATTTTTTTTCATAGTAATATCATTTTTCTTTCGTCCAACAAAAATTCATGATTAAAACAGCAACGCATGATTGCCTTATCAGCTGCTGCTACTGACCGATAGCAGCAAGCGGGTAATCATGCTACCATCGTGCACATAATTCAACGATTCTTTAGGCCGCCGGCCATTGCATCGTTTTTGACGCCCGGCATTACTTCTCCGGTGTCGTGGCTTTGGGCGGCATCACGTAGATGGCAGCATCAATCGGCGCATTCAACGCTACATTGTTCACCGTAATCTTCTGTGATCCTTCCTGACCGGGCGATTTGCTTTCAATGGAATGCGCCATGACCATTCCGCCTACATCTTTATAATCGCCGTAGATGGTTTCCGTCTGCATTTCCGTGTCAGACATTTTAATGGTTTGTGCCTCCTTCAGTATCAGGCCGGATTCAGCATCCAGAAAATAGGTGGTTTGTTCACCATCTTTCCCTGTCAGCGAAATTTTATTCACCGGTGTGCCTTCAAAATCTTCACTGCCTAAAAACTCGGCCGTATATCCTTTCTCTTTGTAGTTAAAGAGGTGTCCTTCGAAATCGGCCTGCTGCTTCATTATTTTCAGCTGATCACCATTCATAGGCTCGGGGTCTTTGGAGCCCATAAACGGATTGATCTGCCAGCCGGTGTTGCCATCCACCACTATCTGTTGCGTCATTCCCTGGAAGGTAGCTTCAATCTTCATCTTATCAGGCCGTGAGAAATAGTTGGTGAAAGGGATCTGAATACCGCCTCCTACATCTACGGTGCCGGTCATTTTAATGGTACTGATGGCTTTAACTTTTTCAAAGCCTCCAACAGCTTTAACGTACCGGCCAATGATTTCATCTGCACTTTGTGCGTTGGCGAATAATACTACTGAGAACAGCACAGCAGTAAGAAGCAAATTTTTTTTCATGTAAGGGTGTGAGTTTCAGGGGTTAGAAAATTAAGCATTGAATGATAAGTCGCATGCTGAAATGGAATGTTACAGCAAAGATGAAAAATTGAGGGGAAATGGGAGGAATATTCAATTAAAGTGAATTTTAAATAATCCAAATGCAGCCGAAAGTGGTCTTCCAGATATGAATGAAACGGATCTTAGCTGTCTTAACTCCGCGGCCGGGTGTATCGAAGAGAACACAGCGCACTTCAGCAGCCGTTAAATAAAAGTAACGATGTGTTCTTTCATTCATCAATAATTCATTGGAGCGATACAGGTTGTCGGGCTATGTCCCTCTTAAGCCTTAAATAAGGCCAGCAATGACGGAAGAAAACACTGATAGTATTTGTTCAATAATCATCATTGCTGCCTCTCAAAAACCTGAAATGCAAACGCATGCCTGTTCTTTTCATCAGCCTGATGGCGTTGTTCATTCACCATCTTCCAGTCATCTTCATTCAGTGCTGGAAAAAATGTATCGCCTTCAAAGGCATGAAAAATACGTGTGAGGTAAATACGGTCAGCCCACAGCACTGATTGCATAAAAATATCGCCACCGCCGATAATGAAAGCTTCCGGTTCTCCTTTTTCTGCCGCATGATCCAGCGCTGCTTTTAAATTGCCGACAACCGTACAACCGGGCGCAACAAAATTTTCCTGCCGCGTAATTACAATATTGGTTCTTCCCGGTAACGGTTTGCCTAAGGATTCATACGTACCACGACCCATGATTACCACATGACCGGCGGTGGTTTGCTTAAAATATTTCATGTCTGCCGGAAGGTGCCAGGGCAACTTTCCTTCCATGCCGATCACATTGTTTTCGGCAGCCGCCACAATCAGCGAGATGATCATACGGCGATGGGTGCTTTGATGGAAGGATGCGGATGGTAGTTTAAGAGTTCAAAATCTTCGAACTTAAAATCAAAAATATTTTTTACTGAAGGATTGATTTTCATCTGTGGCAGCGTGCGGAAATCGCGCGTGAGTTGCAACTGTGTCTGCTCGAGGTGATTAAGGTAAAGATGCGTGTCACCCAGCGTATGCACAAAGTCACCGGCTTCAAGATCGCAAACCTGTGCGATCATCATGGTGAGCAAGGCATATGATGCAATATTGAATGGCACTCCCAGAAAGACATCTGCACTGCGCTGATAAAGCTGACAGGATAATTTTCCTCTTGTCTCACCCGATGATACATCGGCCGGCGCTACGTAAAACTGAAACATCGTATGACAGGGAGGTAGTGCCATCTTATCTACATCCGCCACATTCCAGGCACTTACCATGAGTCGCCTTGAGTTCGGATTCTTTTTGATCTGTTCAATCACATTGCTGATCTGATCCACTGTTTGTCCGTCAGGTGTAAGCCATGAACGCCACTGCTTACCATACACCGGCCCCAGTTCCCCGTCTTCATCGGCCCATTCATTCCAGATGCTCACGCCGTTTTCCTTCAGGTACGCAATGTTTGTAGAACCCTGTAAAAACCAGAGTAACTCATGAATGATGGATTTGGTGTGCAGCTTTTTTGTCGTGAGCAACGGAAAGCCTTCTGATAAATCAAACCTCATCTGGTATCCGAAAACACTGATGGTGCCGGTGCCGGTACGGTCTTCTTTACGCACACCAGCATCTAAGATATGCTGGAGGAGGTCATGGTATTGTTTCATAGTAAAACTGAGCTGCTTCTGAAATACGATGTCAAATTAACAAAGTGCCAACGAGCGGGAATAAAAACGATATCCACATGAGGTGCGACAGCCGTGACAGGTCTGCTGCCGGATGAAGGATCCGCTGCATCATCAGATTTTTCTGCGCTTCATCTCTTTGCGCAGCAGCAGCAACTCCCTGCTTGTAGCTCCGGCCACAGATGTATTTTCCTGTGCCCTGCGCATGAGATACGGTACCACATCTTTTACCGGGCCATACGGAACATATTTGGTCACATTATAACCGGCATGGGCGAGGTTGAAAGTGATGTTATCGCTCATGCCATATAACTGGGAGAAATGAAGATGCGGATGTGAGGGGGTAATACCTTTTTCGGAAGCATAGACCGCTGCCTGCAAAGCACTATTTTCATTGTGTGAGGCAACGCAGCAACTGACAAAATCCACATGATCTAGGCAATAGCGCACCGCTGCATCAAAGTCACGGTCACTGGCCGCCTTATCAGGCTGAATGGGTGAAAGGTAATTCATTTCAGCAGCTCTCCTGCGTTCTCTTCCCATGTAAGCGCCACGTACCAGCTTCAGTGCATAAACAAAATTACCGGCCTTCGCCTTTTCCAGCGAATCTCTGAGAAACTGCAACCGGTCAACCCGGTACATCTGCAATGTGTTATAGACAATGGCTTTTTCTTTATTGTAAAACGACATCATCTCCATGGCCAGGTCATCCACCGGTTGCTGAATCCAGGTTTCTTCAGCATCCATCATCACACCAATTCCGGCATCATGCGCTGCCTTGCAGATTTTATGTATCCGGCCCTTTACCCGGTTCCAGGCAAGCGTTTCAGCATCTGAAAGGCCGGCACCTGCATGCAGTTTTTCCAGCAAACCAAATGCGGCAATGCCGGTAATTTTAATACTGATGAAAGGAATATGACTGTTCTCTCTGGCATAAGCAATGGCTTTGAGAAACTCGCCAACGGCAATATCAAACTCTTCATCGGTTTCCTTTGATTCTACTCCATAGTCAAGAATGGTTTCAACATGAAAAGCGGATAGCTTGCCGGTGACGGCAGAACATTCGGACAGTGTTTCTCCGCCGCAGAAATGTTCGAAGATGGTGGATTTCACCAAACCATGAATCGGCAGGTGCATTTTGAAAGCCAGTGGTGTGGCACGCGTACCGATTTTTACCAGCCAGTTTTGATTCATGAGTGAAAAAAGCCAGTATGATTTTTTCAGCTCTTTGTCTGATTTGTAGGAAAACGCGATTTCCGTGTTTTCGAATGAAAGTGCAGTTGTTGGAGGCATGAAGCAAATGTAAGGAATGAGGTTGTAAGGAGGTATGACGGGATGAAATATGTATGGGAGGTGCGGCGATGAAGGAAGATAGTAGTCATTGTGAAGAAGGTACTTACAGCATGACGGCATGTGATAGAGGTGAAGGAGTTGCCTGCGGTATGACGGCATGTGGTGGAGGTGAGGGAATTTGAGACAAGAGGCATTGTTAATGTGCTGTTAACTTCACCGCTTTTAAGAACTTTTGCTACTTTGGTCAAAAAAAAGAAATGAAAAACGCAGTACTTCATTTGAACTGGCCCATGGTGTTGGCCGCTACTGTAGCGTACTTTGCAATCGGTGCTGTTTGGTATACCGTGCTCTTCGGTAAATACTGGGCGCGTGCGCATAAAATGGATATGAATGACCGGAGCGGAATGGCCAGGTACATGATTATCGGCTTTGCCCTCACCTTCCTGATTGTTACCTGCACGGGTTTGCTGCTGAACTCCATTCGCTGCAAAGAACAGATGGATTGCTTTATGAGGAGTTATGTGCTGATCAGCGGATTTGTGGTGGGATTTGTTGGTATTGCATTGAATTATGGCAAGAAACCCCTTGGTGTCTGGTTTGTAGATATCGGTTACCACCTGGTAGGAATTTTTGTTGCTGCCATGATTCTTGCCAAGTGGGGAATGACTTCCGGCAGCATGTGATTTTTTCCTAAGCCTTTCAATACATAAAAAGTCAACCCTTTCAGCACGCTTGTGCTGAAAGGTTTTTTTTGCTTAAGCGTCGGCCGACTGAATCATCTGAGCCGGTAAATTTTTTGCCGGCTTCAGGCCTAATGTTTTCATTTTTTCAGCCCTGCGAATCAGGTTGCCCGAACCGGAATGCAATTTATGCACGGCATCATCATGATATTTCCTGGCCTCTTCCAGTTTTTGTCCTGTCATCAGCATGTCTTCCACAAATCCAACGAGTTTTTCATAGAGTGCAGCGCCCTGCCGTGCGATTTCTTCGGCATTCCTGTTTTGATATGTTTGTTTCCACATGCCTGCAACGGTTTTCAGATTGGCCCAAACCGTTGTCGGGCTTACGATGGCAATATTGCGTTCCCATGCATACTGAAAGATAGCTGCATCAGCCTGCACGGCAGCGCTGAAGGCGGCTTCACTCCAAAGGAACAGGAACACAAAATCAGGCACCTGCAACCCGTCAGCAGTATGGTAATTCTTCTCACTTAAAAGCCGGATATGATTTTTAACCGACAGCACGTGCTGCCTGACATAATGCGACCGGGCTGTTTCGTCAGTCGCATGCATGGCCTGTTCATATGCAGTTAAAGAAACCTTTGCATCAATAATCAGGTGTCTGCCGTCGGGAAGAAATATCACAGCGTCCGGTTGAATGGCACGTCCATCAGCATTTTTCGTTGCATGCTGCAATGTATAATCACGGCCTTTGCCGAGGCCTGACTGTTCGAGAATTCTTTCCAAAATCAGTTCGCCCCAGTTGCCTTGCAACTTCTGATCACCTTTGAGGGCTTTGGCCAGGTTACCGGCTTCCTCCGACAACTGCCTGTTCAATTCAAACAATCCCCTGATCTCTGTTTTCAGGCTGACCTTCTCCCGCAACTCCCGGTCATAGGTCTCTTCCACCTTCTTCTCAAAATTCCTGATTTTCTCACCGAGCGGTAAAAGCAGATCGTGCAGATTGCTTTTATTCTGTTCGGTGAATCTCGCAGATTTTTCTTCCAAAATTTCATTCGCCAGGTTGCGGAAAGCAACCGTCAGTCTTTGTTGTGCTGCTTCAGCTTCCGACTGTTGCATGGCGATCTTTTGGGTGAGATGCTCTACTGCTGAATCTGACCTGGAAAGGTCGGCAATCAGCAAATGAATGGCTTTCTCCTTTTCGCGTATGGTCGATTCCAATTGCTGACGGTATTGTACCTGTTCCGCATTTCTGTTTTCGGCGATATTTTTTTGCAGTGCCATAGAAGCCAGTTGATGGGCAGTAGTAAACCTGGCTGCGAGGTAGCCCAGGAGGCATCCAACTGAAACAGCGAGTGTGATGATCAGTATTTCCATAGATGTATTCGGTTTTGTGAGAAGAAACAGCAGATCAGTCCAATGATGGATGACTATCAGGAAATGGTGCATTAAGAAGACAGCATGACCTTACAACTGTCAATGACAGCATATTAAA includes:
- a CDS encoding DUF1761 domain-containing protein; amino-acid sequence: MKNAVLHLNWPMVLAATVAYFAIGAVWYTVLFGKYWARAHKMDMNDRSGMARYMIIGFALTFLIVTCTGLLLNSIRCKEQMDCFMRSYVLISGFVVGFVGIALNYGKKPLGVWFVDIGYHLVGIFVAAMILAKWGMTSGSM
- a CDS encoding thymidylate synthase, yielding MKQYHDLLQHILDAGVRKEDRTGTGTISVFGYQMRFDLSEGFPLLTTKKLHTKSIIHELLWFLQGSTNIAYLKENGVSIWNEWADEDGELGPVYGKQWRSWLTPDGQTVDQISNVIEQIKKNPNSRRLMVSAWNVADVDKMALPPCHTMFQFYVAPADVSSGETRGKLSCQLYQRSADVFLGVPFNIASYALLTMMIAQVCDLEAGDFVHTLGDTHLYLNHLEQTQLQLTRDFRTLPQMKINPSVKNIFDFKFEDFELLNYHPHPSIKAPIAV
- a CDS encoding proline dehydrogenase family protein produces the protein MPPTTALSFENTEIAFSYKSDKELKKSYWLFSLMNQNWLVKIGTRATPLAFKMHLPIHGLVKSTIFEHFCGGETLSECSAVTGKLSAFHVETILDYGVESKETDEEFDIAVGEFLKAIAYARENSHIPFISIKITGIAAFGLLEKLHAGAGLSDAETLAWNRVKGRIHKICKAAHDAGIGVMMDAEETWIQQPVDDLAMEMMSFYNKEKAIVYNTLQMYRVDRLQFLRDSLEKAKAGNFVYALKLVRGAYMGRERRRAAEMNYLSPIQPDKAASDRDFDAAVRYCLDHVDFVSCCVASHNENSALQAAVYASEKGITPSHPHLHFSQLYGMSDNITFNLAHAGYNVTKYVPYGPVKDVVPYLMRRAQENTSVAGATSRELLLLRKEMKRRKI
- the rmuC gene encoding DNA recombination protein RmuC, which gives rise to MEILIITLAVSVGCLLGYLAARFTTAHQLASMALQKNIAENRNAEQVQYRQQLESTIREKEKAIHLLIADLSRSDSAVEHLTQKIAMQQSEAEAAQQRLTVAFRNLANEILEEKSARFTEQNKSNLHDLLLPLGEKIRNFEKKVEETYDRELREKVSLKTEIRGLFELNRQLSEEAGNLAKALKGDQKLQGNWGELILERILEQSGLGKGRDYTLQHATKNADGRAIQPDAVIFLPDGRHLIIDAKVSLTAYEQAMHATDETARSHYVRQHVLSVKNHIRLLSEKNYHTADGLQVPDFVFLFLWSEAAFSAAVQADAAIFQYAWERNIAIVSPTTVWANLKTVAGMWKQTYQNRNAEEIARQGAALYEKLVGFVEDMLMTGQKLEEARKYHDDAVHKLHSGSGNLIRRAEKMKTLGLKPAKNLPAQMIQSADA
- a CDS encoding dihydrofolate reductase, which produces MIISLIVAAAENNVIGMEGKLPWHLPADMKYFKQTTAGHVVIMGRGTYESLGKPLPGRTNIVITRQENFVAPGCTVVGNLKAALDHAAEKGEPEAFIIGGGDIFMQSVLWADRIYLTRIFHAFEGDTFFPALNEDDWKMVNEQRHQADEKNRHAFAFQVFERQQ